In Mauremys mutica isolate MM-2020 ecotype Southern chromosome 16, ASM2049712v1, whole genome shotgun sequence, one DNA window encodes the following:
- the RNF10 gene encoding RING finger protein 10 isoform X1, producing MLQSSPSAAPASASDMDKSSPCGSGIPGSSAGSKGQQTRSASAGPAGGESKPKGDGKNSSGSKQRYNRKRETSYSKNENFSSQSRRSNSQKSKAFNKMPPQRGGTGGSCKLFSSCNGGRRDEVAEVQRAEFSPAQFSGPKKISLNHLLNFTFEPRGQGGHFDGNGHSNWGKRNKWGHKPFNKELFLQANCQFVVSEEQDYTVNFADPDTLVNWDFVEQVRICSHEVPSCPICLYPPTAAKITRCGHIFCWACILHYLSLSEKTWSKCPICYGSIHKKDLKSVVAMETRQYAIGDTITMQLMRREKSVLVALPKSKWMNVEHPIHLGDEQHSQFSKLLLASREQVLQWVILEEKTALLQQYEEEKNTPEACFIEAAIQELKHRERALTSLDQSSDSDVAGATAAVEELVLMEPSVAREPAASQEKKQCVLEYLSAFDEEMVVEARSDSGSSFPLPLEAEEEEVPEVDTEAVPDVSATKETSPSESNYQESKVTATSGRLSNNSPFYYFYQAEDGQCMYLHPVNVRCLVREYGSLENSPEKLTAAVVEITGYSMTEDMRQRHRYLCHLPLTCEFSICELALKPPVISKETLETFSDDIEKRKHLRQKKARDERRRERRIEMEENKKQGKYPEVHIALENLQQFPAFSACSGELISSDNQSSSLSILGRSSVSLPESVSTPLSTAVSLASPSLCIGSLEEESPLPSFAQMLRVGKAKPEMWPKAASNSRDQNTLAPPVPVDSDGESDNSDRMPVPSFQNSFSQAIEAAFLKLDKPSTSDPLSEEKGGKKRKKQKQKLLFSTSVVHTK from the exons ATGCTGCAGAGCTCGCCCAGCGCGGCCCCCGCCTCAGCCTCCGACATGGACAAGAGCAGCCCCTGCGGCTCCGGGATCCCCGGCTCCTCGGCCGGCAGCAAAGGGCAGCAGACCCGCTCCGCCTCAGCCGGGCCGGCTGGGGGGGAATCTAAGCCCAAAGGCG atgGAAAGAATTCAAGTGGATCCAAACAACGTTACAATCGTAAAAGAGAAACTTCATATTCAAAAAATGAGAACTTTTCCAGCCAGTCCCGTCGCTCCAATTCACAGAAAAGCAAAGCTTTTAACAAGATGCCCCCTCAGAgagggggcactgggggaagTTGCAAACTTTTTAGCTCTTGTAATGGTGGAAGACGAGATGAG GTAGCAGAGGTTCAACGGGCAGAGTTCAGCCCTGCCCAGTTCTCTGGTCCAAAGAAGATTAGTCTGAACCACTTATTGAACTTCACCTTTGAACCCCGTGGCCAAGGAGGTCACTTTGATGGGAATGGTCACAGCAACTGGGGGAAGAGGAACAAATGGGGACACAAACCCTTCAACAAAGAGCTCTTCCTACAGGCCAA CTGCCAGTTTGTGGTGTCTGAGGAGCAGGACTACACAGTGAACTTTGCTGATCCAGATACCTTGGTCAACTGGGACTTTGTGGAGCAAGTG CGAATTTGTAGCCATGAAGTGCCCTCTTGCCCAATATGCCTGTATCCACCTACTGCAGCCAAGATCACCCGGTGTGGGCATATTTTCTGCTGGGCATGCATTCTGCACTATCTCTCCCTGAGTGAGAAAACCTGGAGCAAATGTCCCATCTGTTATGGGTCTATTCACAAGAAGGATCTCAAGAG TGTTGTTGCTATGGAAACACGCCAGTATGCAATTGGTGACACCATTACAATGCAGCTAATGAGAAGGGAGAAAAGTGTTTTGGTAGCATTGCCCAAATCCAAGTGGATGAATGTAGAGCACCCCATTCATCTTGGAG ATGAGCAGCACAGCCAATTCTCtaagctgctgctggcatccagGGAGCAAGTGCTGCAGTGGGTGATATTGGAAGAGAAAACAGCATTACTACAACAGTACGAGGAGGAAAAGAACACCCCTGAGGCTTGCTTTATTGAGGCAGCTATCCAGGAACTGAAG CATCGAGAGAGGGCTCTAACTTCACTGGACCAGAGTAGCGATAGTGACGTCGCAGGAGCTACAGCAGCTGTAGAAGAATTGGTCCTGATGGAGCCCTCTGTGGCCAGGGAGCCTGCAGCTTCCCAGGAgaaaaag CAGTGTGTTCTGGAATATCTTTCTGCATTTGATGAAGAGATGGTGGTGGAAGCCCGCTCTGATTCTGGAAGCTCCTTTCCTCTTCCCCTGGAAGCAGAAGAGGAGGAGGTACCTGAGGTGGACACTGAGGCGGTACCAGATGTGAGTGCTACAAAAGAAACTAGTCCATCAGAAAGTAACTACCAGGAATCTAAAGTTACAGCCACCAGTGGACGTTTGAGCAACAACTCTCCTTTTTACTATTTCTATCAAG CGGAGGATGGACAGTGTATGTATCTTCACCCTGTGAATGTTCGCTGTCTTGTTCGTGAGTATGGCAGCCTGGAGAACAGTCCAGAGAAGCTCACTGCAGCTGTGGTGGAGATAACTGGCTACTCTATGACAGAG GATATGCGACAGCGTCATCGTTACCTGTGTCACTTGCCTCTCACTTGCGAGTTCAGCATCTGTGAACTGGCTCTGAAGCCACCTGTTATATCAAAGGAGACCCTAGAGACATTTTCTG ATGACATTGAAAAGAGGAAACACCTGCGGCAGAAGAAAGCTCGTGATGAGCGGCGTCGGGAACGCAGAATTGAGATGGAGGAGAATAAGAAGCAGGGCAAGT ATCCTGAGGTCCACATTGCTTTAGAGAACCTGCAGCAGTTTCCTGCCTTCAGTGCTTGCTCAGGAGAACTCATCAGCAGTGATAACCAGAGCTCCTCTTTGTCCATTCTTGGCAgaagctctgtctctctcccag AGTCTGTCTCAACTCCATTGTCAACTGCTGTCAGCCTGGCTAGCCCATCACTCTGTATCGGAAGCCTGGAAGAAGAGTCTCCCTTACCCTCCTTTGCCCAG ATGTTGAGAGTTGGAAAAGCAAAGCCAGAAATGTGGCCCAAAGCTGCCTCAAACTCAAGAG ATCAGAATACCCTGGCACCTCCTGTTCCAGTGGATAGTGATGGAGAGAGCGACAACTCTGACCGTATGCCTGTGCCCAGCTTCCAGAATTCCTTTAGCCAAGCTATTGAGGCAGCCTTCCTGAAGTTGGACAAGCCGTCCACATCTGACCCCCTCTCTG AGGAAAAGGGAGgcaagaaaagaaagaaacagaagcAGAAGCTGCTATTTAGCACCTCAGTTGTCCACACAAAGTGA
- the RNF10 gene encoding RING finger protein 10 isoform X2 gives MLQSSPSAAPASASDMDKSSPCGSGIPGSSAGSKGQQTRSASAGPAGGESKPKGDGKNSSGSKQRYNRKRETSYSKNENFSSQSRRSNSQKSKAFNKMPPQRGGTGGSCKLFSSCNGGRRDEVAEVQRAEFSPAQFSGPKKISLNHLLNFTFEPRGQGGHFDGNGHSNWGKRNKWGHKPFNKELFLQANCQFVVSEEQDYTVNFADPDTLVNWDFVEQVRICSHEVPSCPICLYPPTAAKITRCGHIFCWACILHYLSLSEKTWSKCPICYGSIHKKDLKSVVAMETRQYAIGDTITMQLMRREKSVLVALPKSKWMNVEHPIHLGDEQHSQFSKLLLASREQVLQWVILEEKTALLQQYEEEKNTPEACFIEAAIQELKHRERALTSLDQSSDSDVAGATAAVEELVLMEPSVAREPAASQEKKCVLEYLSAFDEEMVVEARSDSGSSFPLPLEAEEEEVPEVDTEAVPDVSATKETSPSESNYQESKVTATSGRLSNNSPFYYFYQAEDGQCMYLHPVNVRCLVREYGSLENSPEKLTAAVVEITGYSMTEDMRQRHRYLCHLPLTCEFSICELALKPPVISKETLETFSDDIEKRKHLRQKKARDERRRERRIEMEENKKQGKYPEVHIALENLQQFPAFSACSGELISSDNQSSSLSILGRSSVSLPESVSTPLSTAVSLASPSLCIGSLEEESPLPSFAQMLRVGKAKPEMWPKAASNSRDQNTLAPPVPVDSDGESDNSDRMPVPSFQNSFSQAIEAAFLKLDKPSTSDPLSEEKGGKKRKKQKQKLLFSTSVVHTK, from the exons ATGCTGCAGAGCTCGCCCAGCGCGGCCCCCGCCTCAGCCTCCGACATGGACAAGAGCAGCCCCTGCGGCTCCGGGATCCCCGGCTCCTCGGCCGGCAGCAAAGGGCAGCAGACCCGCTCCGCCTCAGCCGGGCCGGCTGGGGGGGAATCTAAGCCCAAAGGCG atgGAAAGAATTCAAGTGGATCCAAACAACGTTACAATCGTAAAAGAGAAACTTCATATTCAAAAAATGAGAACTTTTCCAGCCAGTCCCGTCGCTCCAATTCACAGAAAAGCAAAGCTTTTAACAAGATGCCCCCTCAGAgagggggcactgggggaagTTGCAAACTTTTTAGCTCTTGTAATGGTGGAAGACGAGATGAG GTAGCAGAGGTTCAACGGGCAGAGTTCAGCCCTGCCCAGTTCTCTGGTCCAAAGAAGATTAGTCTGAACCACTTATTGAACTTCACCTTTGAACCCCGTGGCCAAGGAGGTCACTTTGATGGGAATGGTCACAGCAACTGGGGGAAGAGGAACAAATGGGGACACAAACCCTTCAACAAAGAGCTCTTCCTACAGGCCAA CTGCCAGTTTGTGGTGTCTGAGGAGCAGGACTACACAGTGAACTTTGCTGATCCAGATACCTTGGTCAACTGGGACTTTGTGGAGCAAGTG CGAATTTGTAGCCATGAAGTGCCCTCTTGCCCAATATGCCTGTATCCACCTACTGCAGCCAAGATCACCCGGTGTGGGCATATTTTCTGCTGGGCATGCATTCTGCACTATCTCTCCCTGAGTGAGAAAACCTGGAGCAAATGTCCCATCTGTTATGGGTCTATTCACAAGAAGGATCTCAAGAG TGTTGTTGCTATGGAAACACGCCAGTATGCAATTGGTGACACCATTACAATGCAGCTAATGAGAAGGGAGAAAAGTGTTTTGGTAGCATTGCCCAAATCCAAGTGGATGAATGTAGAGCACCCCATTCATCTTGGAG ATGAGCAGCACAGCCAATTCTCtaagctgctgctggcatccagGGAGCAAGTGCTGCAGTGGGTGATATTGGAAGAGAAAACAGCATTACTACAACAGTACGAGGAGGAAAAGAACACCCCTGAGGCTTGCTTTATTGAGGCAGCTATCCAGGAACTGAAG CATCGAGAGAGGGCTCTAACTTCACTGGACCAGAGTAGCGATAGTGACGTCGCAGGAGCTACAGCAGCTGTAGAAGAATTGGTCCTGATGGAGCCCTCTGTGGCCAGGGAGCCTGCAGCTTCCCAGGAgaaaaag TGTGTTCTGGAATATCTTTCTGCATTTGATGAAGAGATGGTGGTGGAAGCCCGCTCTGATTCTGGAAGCTCCTTTCCTCTTCCCCTGGAAGCAGAAGAGGAGGAGGTACCTGAGGTGGACACTGAGGCGGTACCAGATGTGAGTGCTACAAAAGAAACTAGTCCATCAGAAAGTAACTACCAGGAATCTAAAGTTACAGCCACCAGTGGACGTTTGAGCAACAACTCTCCTTTTTACTATTTCTATCAAG CGGAGGATGGACAGTGTATGTATCTTCACCCTGTGAATGTTCGCTGTCTTGTTCGTGAGTATGGCAGCCTGGAGAACAGTCCAGAGAAGCTCACTGCAGCTGTGGTGGAGATAACTGGCTACTCTATGACAGAG GATATGCGACAGCGTCATCGTTACCTGTGTCACTTGCCTCTCACTTGCGAGTTCAGCATCTGTGAACTGGCTCTGAAGCCACCTGTTATATCAAAGGAGACCCTAGAGACATTTTCTG ATGACATTGAAAAGAGGAAACACCTGCGGCAGAAGAAAGCTCGTGATGAGCGGCGTCGGGAACGCAGAATTGAGATGGAGGAGAATAAGAAGCAGGGCAAGT ATCCTGAGGTCCACATTGCTTTAGAGAACCTGCAGCAGTTTCCTGCCTTCAGTGCTTGCTCAGGAGAACTCATCAGCAGTGATAACCAGAGCTCCTCTTTGTCCATTCTTGGCAgaagctctgtctctctcccag AGTCTGTCTCAACTCCATTGTCAACTGCTGTCAGCCTGGCTAGCCCATCACTCTGTATCGGAAGCCTGGAAGAAGAGTCTCCCTTACCCTCCTTTGCCCAG ATGTTGAGAGTTGGAAAAGCAAAGCCAGAAATGTGGCCCAAAGCTGCCTCAAACTCAAGAG ATCAGAATACCCTGGCACCTCCTGTTCCAGTGGATAGTGATGGAGAGAGCGACAACTCTGACCGTATGCCTGTGCCCAGCTTCCAGAATTCCTTTAGCCAAGCTATTGAGGCAGCCTTCCTGAAGTTGGACAAGCCGTCCACATCTGACCCCCTCTCTG AGGAAAAGGGAGgcaagaaaagaaagaaacagaagcAGAAGCTGCTATTTAGCACCTCAGTTGTCCACACAAAGTGA